The DNA sequence CATGAAGGTGCCAAGATGGCGATATTTCGCCTTCTCTTCTAGCCAAGTGATGAATTGTGAGGTGGTCACATGAACAATGACAGTTGGATCTGAGTCCTCTAAGAGAGCTTGTAGCTCCCTCATTTATCCATGGCTCAATCCGTTGTAGAATGTCCCTTCTGCATTTCTTGTTTCATTCTAAAAATTTACAGATTGAAAGACTCATGTTGAGGGTTTAAGTAGAAATAGGATGATTGGTTACATATCATTGTTGCAACTAAGAATTGAAAATGAGAAaggaaaaaaagataaatatatcccCATGAAAAGGAATAAGTTACATGGACCGCAGCCTTTGCATCCTCGCTCAAGACACCTTAGGGTTGCATAATTAGGTTGCAACCTTTGATTGTATATGCTAAAAAATCCAAATTCCCAAATCATATCAACCAATCTTCTAATACACTCAATTGAATTATTGTTTACATACCTAACACACCATTGAAGCTTTCTCTGAGCAACAACATCTGTACTCACAAGTCCAGCACGCCCAAACAATCTTCTCCGGAGTAATGCCCTCCTTTGTCTATTAGTCACCGCTACCCTCGCCCTACCAAACAAATAAGAAACCctaaattcttatattttcattACTAAATACAAATTACAAGCTAAACAAAACACAACCACCAATGCTATAGTTACAGGCAACACTCTACTTGTTCTAACTTTAtctctgagttttttttatttttcttgtaatcATGGAAAAGCTTTCATGACTCTCCCTTTTAACCACAGTGATTGTCAACCCATATTATTTCTTTTAGATAACGATCTTTCAAGACATTCTTAATCTTCTTCGATCTCATCCATCCACATAAAATATTTGCAGTCTCTTgtctgaaaaatcaaaataccTATACCCATCTAACTGTcaacgaaaattaaaaaaaaaaaggaaccttcacacaaaaaaagagaaaaaaaatgctaAGCTATTATTTTTCAGAAAGGACATCAAATAAACCATCTATTTGGCTTTGTTACCGTGCTAGATTCTATTAACGCAACCTCCAATGCACATAAGCATTTCCCATCAAacttcctttccttcttcttcGAATTCGAAGCATTGCTGCAACTTACAGAGTTAAATATGCGCAGAGATATGGCCATGGGTTAGAGGAGGTTTTTTGTCAGTGTTCGTATTTGAGAAAGAAACGAAAATGAAATGGTTTTAATTTCTGGGTTAGTgtaaacaattgaaaaaaaaggaagaagaaaggcaTATTAGAGTTTCAACTTTTGTAGAAATATATGTTGCACGTCAATAAGTTGGGAACGGTTTTGTTACCACGTAGGTTCGGATATTAACGAATCGAATTTGTAACCAAcgtcaaaatatttttaacacaTGGAGATTATCTTCTATGATTACaacataaattttctttttttatgagtatatttgtcaatatttatattttttatgagtataaatgatcatttattccttaaaataatttctataccatatgatttttttttaagattgtAATTCAATTGGTTAGACCGCCCTGTCAAGGCGAAAGCTACGGGTTCAAACCCGTCAGTCCCAAATGAgtagaaattcaaaaaaaaaacagcaatttgtgtgtgaaaagggattgattttaattatcacttaattattaatatttaaaaatataaaataaaatacgctTTTGGATTATTAAATTAGGATTAATCTAACATTTCTTTTTTAACTATTAGGAGGAGTTCGTCATAATAATTCGTTTTTCTTCTCATCCTGAATCCGAAACTTAGGGTTTATCCCTTCTCCCATTTTACTCACTCGTCCATCTGTCAAAAAATTGAAAACTGATGAGGGGATCTTATAACAAAAACCTGTTCTTGTACCACCTCACTGTCATCACAAGAACCTCATCACCCTCATTTCTGATCCCTTCACCATCTTCCATATTCCGTGCTCCCAATTACGCCACAGTCACAGAAACCCTGGAAAATCAATCCTTTACGGTGAATTACCTCGTCAACAATTGTGGATTCCTCCCAGATTCGGCTCTTCATGCTTCAAAATACGTACTTTTTAAGACTCCAGAGAAACCCGACTCAGTCATCGCACTCTTCAGGAGCTTCGGTTTCTCAGATTTGCAAATTCACAATGTCATTCGGAAAAAGCCCCGGATTCTCGTCAGCAAACCCAAAGAGACCATCTTGCCCAAGCTCGAGTTCCTCACCTCCAAAGGTGTTTCAAAATCACAACTTGCCCGCCTCATCGATCTCAACCCTCAAATCTTGCAAAGAAGCTTAGAGAAACACCTAATCCCCACTTTCGATTTGTTGAACAATTTCATTCGTTCTGAAGAAAGGACCATTGCTTCTATTTTACACTCTGTCCAAATTTTAACTTCTGCAACGTCGCATCGGAATATTAACTTGCTGGTTGATTTAGGTGTCCGTGAGAGAAGCTTGGCAAGGCTACTTTGCCACTGGCCTTGGTTGCTTCTGTTCAATTCTAAAGACCTTAAGAGTATGGTAGATGAAGTCATTAAAATGGGGGTTGATCCCAGCAAGGCTAATTTTGTTCCTGCATTGTATGCTAAGCTGCTTCCAAAGTCCATGTGGGATAGGAAAGTTGAGTTGTACAAGAGGTTTGGATTAACTGATGACAACATTCGTGAGGCTTTTGTGAAGCACCCTTTCTGTATGCTCAAATCTGTGCAGAAAATTGAGGCCTGCATTGAATTCTTTGTCAAAGAACTCGGTTGGAAGCCTGTTGATGTCACCAATTATCCGGTTCTTCTCTCGCTGAATTTGGAGAAAAGGCTTGTTCCCAGGGCTGCTGTCTTGAAGATTCTTATGGCCAATGGTGTCATTAAGAGTTGTAGGCATTTGTTAGCATATACTGTTTCGGAAGAGATGTTCTTTAAGAATTATGTGAATCGTGATAAGGATCAAGCACCGGAGTTATTGAAGCTGTATCGGGAGAAAATGAATCTTCCAGTAATGGATAGTAAATTGATGTCTTGAGCTTTGTGGATACCTTTTTGAATTTCAGTCTAGTTTTCTGAGGTTTCATTTGATAATTTGCATTAATTTTGCCATGAATTAGGCAGTAATATCTGTCAGCATAAGAGGCTTAGTAGTTAGTTTTAGTGATCTGGGGTTCAATGTGTGTGACATGTGATGCTTTCAGTGGGAATGCTTCTAATCCAGCGTGCTGAGCTGccatctttttaatattttttgcaaCTGCACAATGTCTAAGAACCTTGTGGTGATTACTGATTAGGGAGGACTGTAGATTGTAGTTCACAATTTTATCTTTCGTTATTTTTCAGGGGAAGATGAATATAATCCTCTCCACATTTGTCTGTAATTTTGGAACATGATGTGATGCCGTTGATCCTTGCATCAGCAATGAGCCCCAATGTTGATCTTCTTTCCCCTTTATGTTTTTTGGTACAAAGTCTAGTGTAATTTTATTCTTGAATAAGTGTTTTTGTTGATTGATATTAGTCACGGTTTAAAGTTGTGTTAGACATCGAATTTAAAAGCAATTCAATCAACTTGGCTACCCAAATTACCATTTAATAGAGATGATAGATGTGGATAAATATTATTTACAGGCTGGTCTTTTTACACCTTAAACTAATTACGTTTGACAACGTTGGAAACGGACTGAAATGGACGCGAATCAGCAACACATGGTTCTTGTCTGGATGCACCAACACCAACAAGGAACAGGGATCAGCTTTCAACTTGTACCCAAGCAACCGTTAAGATCTCCCAAGAGATTTGGTATCATAATTCATAGTTGTGGGGAAGGCATCATCACCAGATTTAAGGGATGATAAGAGGCAACAGTAACATCTAATGTGTGTCGTCCACCCACTCCTGTTGTTTATATTCGACGACTTCATCGTAGGTATCCATGTTGTGACAACCCTCAGCGAAACAACTAGTGGGCAATACAATTGAAAATTGGTCACGAAAAGGGGcaacaaaggaaaaatatttcTCATTCTTCCCAAGAGAATTAAGAGACTCAAGTACCTTAGCTCATGCCAAAAGATGGTCGCTTTATCATGCAGGAATGGACGAAGAGGTGAAATGAAGGTATCTCCCACATGAAGGTGGCGAGATGGCGATTTCGCCTTCTCTTCTAGCCAAGTGATGAACTGTGAGGTGGCAACATGAACAATGACAGTTGGATCTGGGTCCCCTAAGAGAGCTTGTAGCTCCCTCATTATCCATGGCTCAATCCGTTGTAGAATGTCCCTTTTAATAGCATTTCTTGTTCCATTCTGAGAATTTACAGAGTGAAAGACAGAACATTGTTGCAACTAAGAATTGAAAATGAGAAAGGAGAAAAAGACAAGTATACCCCCATGGAAAGGAACAAGTTGCATGGACCGCAGCCTTTGCATCCTCGCTCAAGACACCTTAGGGTTGCATAATCAGGTTGCAACCTTTGATTGTATATGCTACAAAACCCAAATTCCCAAATCATATCAACCAATCTTCAAATATACTCAATTGAATTGTTGTTTACATACCTAGCACGCCATTGAAGCTTCCTCTGAGCAATAACATCTGCACTCACAAGTCCAGCACGTCCAAACGATCTTCTCCGGGGCAATGCCCTCCTTTGTCCATTAGTCACCGCTACCCTCGCCCTACCAAACAAATAAGAAACCCTAAATCCTTATTCTCAAAATTCTCCAATGGTAAGATTGAAGAGAGCAATTGACCTGGTAGAGGGAAGTCGTGGCGGTTGGTTTGCATCAGAATGAGAGTGGAAGGGTAAGAAGTGCTTCCGGAAGGTTCTGGAAGAGAGGCTGAGGATGGAGAACCAGAAGGCGAAACCGGAATTACAGAGAGGGCACGCTCTGCGCACGTGACTCCAACGGCGGATGCAGTCGGTGCAGTAAGCGTGGTAGCAGGGGGACAGAACCGCAGCTTCTCTGAACCGAGATTCCAGATCGGTCAAACATATTGGACAAGAATGCCCCTCGATAGCTGCCCAAATTACCTTATTGACCACCACCTCCTTCTCTTTGTGTGTCTTTCGCCGGAGGGAACGATTCCGTTCCATCACCGTACACGTTGCTTGCACAGCTCACAGAAGAAGATATACAGGCCTCGTCTTGGGCTTTAGCCCACACCTTCAGCTGAGACCTAGTTCAACTGGTTAAATCATATGTCTCTTAATATGTAGTATCTGAGTTTAAATTTTTGTGAATATACTAACTAGGTGGATGTTACAATCTATGATGCAGGGACACTGACACTGACACGGAACACGATACGACACGGAATACatcgacacgcgaattttaaaattttacatgataTGGAGAcacgtatatatataaaatataaagtttttttagataaattgtaataatattttgatattttattgatattaaaatataaattaaaaattttaattatttttaatgtcttattttaattatattaagtatttaaaatattttttgttttaataaataataatatatattatatctaaatttattttaagaatatatgttaagaataagactgtaAACGCGAAAATgtaatggtatttaggtgtgtccaagcgtgtccagagaaaaattttttattttctattaagacacggttgacgcgtgtcggacgagtgtcggtgagtgtcgtgtccgaaatgtgttcGACACGCGGACACGATAACTTAACGAAGTGTCCGTACTTCATAGATTACAATACTCCCATAAGGTTTGGAGTTTTGAAACTCCTTTAAATTATTAACATTGTAATGTACGTTGGCGCAATATTCTAGGAAATTTCATTAACGAAGCTTTTAATGTATattgataaaattattaattaattaatatttttttttgtaaaactactaatacattaattataatttttaaaatatatttttaataaaatagcaattatgattattacataattttttattttgatgatttactattgaaaatttaatatattctattggtatataagttattaaaattattaaattcatttataaattttaattaattaataatttttgtttttatttattttaattatttatttgatatttttatttcataaaa is a window from the Arachis hypogaea cultivar Tifrunner chromosome 1, arahy.Tifrunner.gnm2.J5K5, whole genome shotgun sequence genome containing:
- the LOC112760404 gene encoding transcription termination factor MTERF15, mitochondrial-like translates to MRGSYNKNLFLYHLTVITRTSSPSFLIPSPSSIFRAPNYATVTETLENQSFTVNYLVNNCGFLPDSALHASKYVLFKTPEKPDSVIALFRSFGFSDLQIHNVIRKKPRILVSKPKETILPKLEFLTSKGVSKSQLARLIDLNPQILQRSLEKHLIPTFDLLNNFIRSEERTIASILHSVQILTSATSHRNINLLVDLGVRERSLARLLCHWPWLLLFNSKDLKSMVDEVIKMGVDPSKANFVPALYAKLLPKSMWDRKVELYKRFGLTDDNIREAFVKHPFCMLKSVQKIEACIEFFVKELGWKPVDVTNYPVLLSLNLEKRLVPRAAVLKILMANGVIKSCRHLLAYTVSEEMFFKNYVNRDKDQAPELLKLYREKMNLPVMDSKLMS
- the LOC112704557 gene encoding uncharacterized protein codes for the protein MERNRSLRRKTHKEKEVVVNKVIWAAIEGHSCPICLTDLESRFREAAVLSPCYHAYCTDCIRRWSHVRRACPLCNSGFAFWFSILSLSSRTFRKHFLPFHSHSDANQPPRLPSTRARVAVTNGQRRALPRRRSFGRAGLVSADVIAQRKLQWRASIYNQRLQPDYATLRCLERGCKGCGPCNLFLSMGNGTRNAIKRDILQRIEPWIMRELQALLGDPDPTVIVHVATSQFITWLEEKAKSPSRHLHVGDTFISPLRPFLHDKATIFWHELSCFAEGCHNMDTYDEVVEYKQQEWVDDTH